In Nicotiana tabacum cultivar K326 chromosome 19, ASM71507v2, whole genome shotgun sequence, one DNA window encodes the following:
- the LOC107826762 gene encoding ETHYLENE INSENSITIVE 3-like 1 protein: MMMFEEMGFPGNFEFMSDPLGCGGDVAQEIEHKPTGVEEEDYSDEEMDVDELERRMWRDRMLLRRLKEKNKNKEVGGDGAKQRQSQEQARRKKMSRAQDGILKYMLKMMEVCNAQGFVYGIIPEKGKPVTGASDNLRAWWKEKVRFDRNGPAAIAKYQADNQIPGRVEDSSVIVSTPHTLQELQDTTLGSLLSALMQHCDPPQRRFPLEKGVAPPWWPSGKEEWWGQLGLPNDQVPPPYKKPHDLKKAWKVGVLTAVIKHISPDIAKIRKLVRQSKCLQDKMTAKESATWLAIINQEEALARKLYPDSYQQGSLAVCNGSYFISDTSDYDVESVDDERNNEVECKPHDINLLTGIMVPKDRILMPALPPVKGEIIDLTSDFIQKRKQPSFEESVDQKMYTCEYLHCPYSSYQAGFLDRTSRNNHQMNCPFRFNSAQRLGMPPKYQINNENNTVFPAQTASPKPAASSVTASSSMTVSGLGLPEDGQRMISDLFTFYDNNLQQNSSICSGNSKILTNQNMQQNQTVELPMDDNFNLGHLEAEAQETSMTMNSAYPLTDFQYDQRKLPFDTPFAGNLNDITDYRFGSPFNMGGSDYSIDQLTKQDISTWYL, from the coding sequence ATGATGATGTTTGAAGAAATGGGCTTTCCTGGAAATTTTGAATTCATGTCTGATCCTCTGGGATGTGGGGGAGACGTGGCGCAAGAAATTGAACATAAGCCAACAGGGGTGGAGGAGGAGGACTATAGTGATGAGGAGATGGATGTAGATGAACTAGAGAGAAGGATGTGGAGGGACCGAATGCTTTTGAGGCGTCTTAAAGAGAAGAACAAGAATAAAGAGGTAGGTGGTGATGGTGCAAAGCAGCGTCAGTCGCAGGAGCAGGCTCGCAGAAAGAAGATGTCTCGTGCACAAGATGGTATATTGAAATACATGTTGAAAATGATGGAAGTTTGTAATGCTCAGGGTTTTGTTTACGGAATCATTCCTGAGAAAGGGAAGCCTGTGACTGGTGCTTCCGACAATCTTCGTGCGTGGTGGAAGGAAAAGGTCAGATTTGATCGGAATGGCCCTGCTGCCATCGCCAAGTATCAGGCTGATAATCAGATTCCCGGGAGAGTTGAGGATTCAAGTGTGATAGTTTCAACTCCCCACACTTTACAAGAGCTGCAGGATACGACGCTAGGTTCCCTTTTGTCCGCGTTGATGCAGCACTGTGATCCTCCGCAGAGGCGGTTTCCCTTGGAGAAAGGGGTAGCTCCACCCTGGTGGCCTTCTGGTAAAGAGGAGTGGTGGGGTCAGCTTGGTCTGCCAAATGATCAAGTGCCACCTCCGTACAAGAAGCCTCACGATCTTAAGAAGGCGTGGAAAGTTGGCGTTCTAACGGCAGTTATCAAACACATATCCCCTGACATTGCTAAGATTCGCAAGCTTGTTCGGCAGTCAAAGTGTTTGCAGGATAAGATGACAGCTAAGGAGAGTGCTACTTGGCTTGCTATTATCAATCAAGAGGAGGCGTTGGCTCGTAAGCTGTATCCTGATAGCTACCAGCAAGGCTCTTTAGCTGTTTGTAATGGCTCCTATTTCATCAGCGATACTAGTGATTATGATGTGGAAAGCGTGGATGATGAGAGAAACAATGAAGTTGAATGTAAACCCCACGATATCAATCTCCTAACTGGAATTATGGTACCTAAAGATAGGATCTTGATGCCAGCTTTACCTCCGGTGAAAGGAGAGATCATTGATTTAACTTCAGATTTTATCCAAAAGAGGAAGCAGCCATCTTTTGAGGAGTCTGTTGATCAAAAGATGTATACCTGTGAGTACCTTCACTGCCCATACAGCAGTTATCAAGCTGGATTCCTTGACAGaacttcaagaaataatcaccaaatgaattgtccattCCGTTTCAACTCTGCTCAACGACTTGGCATGCCGCCAAAGTATCAGATCAACAATGAGAATAATACGGTTTTTCCTGCTCAAACCGCTTCTCCTAAGCCAGCTGCTTCATCAGTCACAGCTTCCTCGTCGATGACTGTCTCTGGGCTTGGACTCCCTGAAGATGGCCAGAGGATGATTTCTGACCTCTTTACATTTTATGATAATAActtgcagcaaaatagtagcaTCTGTTCCGGGAATTCTAAGATTCTAACAAATCAAAACATGCAGCAGAACCAAACAGTTGAACTTCCGATGGACGACAACTTCAACCTGGGACATTTGGAGGCAGAAGCTCAAGAAACAAGCATGACCATGAATTCAGCTTATCCATTGACAGATTTTCAATATGATCAACGCAAATTGCCCTTTGATACCCCATTCGCTGGGAACTTAAACGATATTACTGATTACAGATTTGGTTCCCCGTTCAACATGGGAGGAAGTGATTATTCCATAGATCAGCTGACAAAGCAGGATATATCTACATGGTACCTCTGA
- the LOC107826761 gene encoding peter Pan-like protein isoform X1 — protein sequence MARFRNKKRKPFVKQIAKKQPTVDHVTGDKIPRSFVFARGKLPGPLRRLQMDLRKLMNPYTALKLKEKKRNNLNDFWKVAGQMGVTHYLMLSKTDSAPYLRVAHAPHGPTLSFKIHEYSLAADVAQSQLRPRCPPDLFKTPPLIVLSGFGTGEQHLKLTTIMFQNIFPAIDINTVKLPSCQRIVLLNYNKETKLIDLRHYSIRLQPVGVSRRIRKFVQNHQVPDLRSLQDVSDFVTKAGYGSESEPDDEAATVSLSSDIGRVNRASTKSAVKLQEIGPRMTLQLVKIEEGLCTGRVIFSEYGNTSAKKLGNEEEGEQESEEEMDTDGQENADEEEQEIEDEEEQEIEE from the exons ATGGCTCGTTTCAGGAAT AAGAAAAGGAAGCCATTTGTCAAGCAAATTGCGAAGAAGCAGCCAACGGTAGACCATGTTACAGGAGACAAGATTCCAAGGAGCTTCGTGTTCGCAAGGGGGAAGCTTCCTGGGCCTCTCAGACGCTTGCAAATGGACTTGAGGAAGTTGATGAATCCTTATACTGCTCTCAAGCTCAAG gaaaagaaacGAAACAATCTCAATGAtttctggaaagttgctgggcaAATGGGTGTCACACATTACCTCATGTTGTCAAAAACTGACTCTGCACCATACTTGAGAGTTGCTCACGCTCCTCATGGTCCAACTTTATCGTTCAAAATACATGAGTACTCGTTGGCTGCTGACGTTGCTCAATCTCAACTCCGTCCAAGATGCCCTCCGGATCTTTTCAAAACCCCACCATTG ATTGTGCTATCGGGTTTTGGGACTGGGGAGCAGCATCTAAAGCTCACTACAATAATGTTCCAGAACATTTTTCCTGCCATTGACATAAATACA GTCAAACTGCCTTCATGCCAAAGAATTGTGTTACTTAATtacaacaaagaaacaaagcTTATTGATCTTCGGCATTACTCCATCAGATTACAGCCAGTGGGTGTTTCTCGCCGGATCAGGAAATTTGTGCAAAACCATCAAGTCCCTGACCTAAGAAGTCTTCAAGATGTTAGCGACTTTGTGACGAA GGCTGGTTACGGTTCTGAAAGTGAACCAGATGATGAGGCGGCAACTGTAAGTCTGTCATCTGATATTGGAAGAGTTAATCGAGCTTCTACAAAAAGTGCTGTCAAACTTCAAGAGATTGGACCTAGGATGACTCTTCAACTCGTCAAGATTGAAGAGGGCCTATGTACTGGTCGAGTCATTTTCAGTGAATACG GAAATACTAGCGCTAAAAAACTGGGAAACGAAGAAGAGGGTGAACAAGAAAGCGAGGAGGAGATGGATACAGATGGGCAGGAAAATGCAGATGAGGAAGAGCAAGAAATTGAAGATGAGGAGGAGCAAGAAATTGAAGAGTGA
- the LOC142173666 gene encoding uncharacterized protein LOC142173666: MLRQGHLKELLSNKGRNNFVRGSEHQGPPKPPSPACTINMIISDSGEASINSVKFTTTHKLKRSITREWYDRLKESIIFDESDADGLTFPHKYALVITLRILDINVKRIMVDDGSGACIIHPRVLTQMRLEDKIMSLYITLTSFNNAVEQMYGEYSAYVENSARPGNATALP, translated from the coding sequence ATGTTGCGacagggacacctcaaagagttGTTAAGCAACAAGGGGAGAAACAACTTTGTCAGAGGAAGTGAACACCAAGGCCCGCCGAAGCCGCCATCACCAGCTTGTACTATCAACATGATCATCAGCGATAGCGGCGAAGCCTCTATCAACAgcgtgaagttcaccaccacTCACAAGCTCAAGCGGTCTATCACCCGCGAATGGTACGACAGACTCAAAGAAAGTATCATATTCGATGAGTCGGATGCCGATGGTTTGACTTTTCCTCATAAATATGCCCTCGTTATTACTTTACGCATTTTAGATATCAATGTCAAACGTATCATGGTGGATGATGGAAGTGGAGCATgcattatccatcctcgagtccTCACCCAAAtgagactcgaggataagataatGTCGCTCTACATCACACTAACcagttttaataatgcagttgagCAGATGtatggggaatattcagcatacgTGGAGAACAGCGCACGTCCCGGGAATGCTACCGCATTGCCTTAG
- the LOC107826761 gene encoding peter Pan-like protein isoform X2 — protein MARFRNKRKPFVKQIAKKQPTVDHVTGDKIPRSFVFARGKLPGPLRRLQMDLRKLMNPYTALKLKEKKRNNLNDFWKVAGQMGVTHYLMLSKTDSAPYLRVAHAPHGPTLSFKIHEYSLAADVAQSQLRPRCPPDLFKTPPLIVLSGFGTGEQHLKLTTIMFQNIFPAIDINTVKLPSCQRIVLLNYNKETKLIDLRHYSIRLQPVGVSRRIRKFVQNHQVPDLRSLQDVSDFVTKAGYGSESEPDDEAATVSLSSDIGRVNRASTKSAVKLQEIGPRMTLQLVKIEEGLCTGRVIFSEYGNTSAKKLGNEEEGEQESEEEMDTDGQENADEEEQEIEDEEEQEIEE, from the exons ATGGCTCGTTTCAGGAAT AAAAGGAAGCCATTTGTCAAGCAAATTGCGAAGAAGCAGCCAACGGTAGACCATGTTACAGGAGACAAGATTCCAAGGAGCTTCGTGTTCGCAAGGGGGAAGCTTCCTGGGCCTCTCAGACGCTTGCAAATGGACTTGAGGAAGTTGATGAATCCTTATACTGCTCTCAAGCTCAAG gaaaagaaacGAAACAATCTCAATGAtttctggaaagttgctgggcaAATGGGTGTCACACATTACCTCATGTTGTCAAAAACTGACTCTGCACCATACTTGAGAGTTGCTCACGCTCCTCATGGTCCAACTTTATCGTTCAAAATACATGAGTACTCGTTGGCTGCTGACGTTGCTCAATCTCAACTCCGTCCAAGATGCCCTCCGGATCTTTTCAAAACCCCACCATTG ATTGTGCTATCGGGTTTTGGGACTGGGGAGCAGCATCTAAAGCTCACTACAATAATGTTCCAGAACATTTTTCCTGCCATTGACATAAATACA GTCAAACTGCCTTCATGCCAAAGAATTGTGTTACTTAATtacaacaaagaaacaaagcTTATTGATCTTCGGCATTACTCCATCAGATTACAGCCAGTGGGTGTTTCTCGCCGGATCAGGAAATTTGTGCAAAACCATCAAGTCCCTGACCTAAGAAGTCTTCAAGATGTTAGCGACTTTGTGACGAA GGCTGGTTACGGTTCTGAAAGTGAACCAGATGATGAGGCGGCAACTGTAAGTCTGTCATCTGATATTGGAAGAGTTAATCGAGCTTCTACAAAAAGTGCTGTCAAACTTCAAGAGATTGGACCTAGGATGACTCTTCAACTCGTCAAGATTGAAGAGGGCCTATGTACTGGTCGAGTCATTTTCAGTGAATACG GAAATACTAGCGCTAAAAAACTGGGAAACGAAGAAGAGGGTGAACAAGAAAGCGAGGAGGAGATGGATACAGATGGGCAGGAAAATGCAGATGAGGAAGAGCAAGAAATTGAAGATGAGGAGGAGCAAGAAATTGAAGAGTGA